In Levilactobacillus brevis, a single genomic region encodes these proteins:
- a CDS encoding polysaccharide biosynthesis protein: protein MDKKIISGSFWLSFGSIFSRILGVVYLIPWLAMIGSPQHQTVAQALFNTAYTPYALFIALGTAGFPSAIARRVAFFNGEDSFINSKHIAFAGFGFMVVSGLICGVLLYGLAPVLAANSPVSSVKNATIAIRCLVPAIVILPSMSILRGWFQGNGDLKPFGISQLWEQFIRIIVILGGTYWLIEVSHQGYVAAVFVSVAAAFVGAIASYLYLLGHLWRQRGDYRRMTAKSQTGKQHAAGKLLKMIGYESIPFVIVGSGITLSQLVDQLFFKQIMQGLLHQSAAMTQYVFTIFSANPNKITTVIVSLAMAVAETSLPLLAGKLADIKKNRHQISDLLTNNFQLLTFVLLPLVILVSVFAFPTYGIFFNFDGDGATYLIANVWQSLILGLALDLLTVLQALRMSKKATTYLLTGLGIKIVLQLPLVYCFQGYGALLTTALAFGWITVVSWRLIRRSYAVELTAIIPIVRLNLVFAVLATILVDGCQWLVGSTFFTGKLLTMGYVGVLGLMMVGLYVWLANRLGVAELVFKRPLKLELRR from the coding sequence ATGGATAAAAAAATTATTTCAGGTTCATTTTGGCTCTCGTTTGGGAGTATTTTTTCGCGGATTTTGGGAGTTGTTTACCTCATTCCGTGGTTAGCGATGATTGGGTCACCACAACATCAAACCGTGGCACAGGCGCTGTTTAACACGGCGTATACGCCCTATGCGTTGTTCATTGCGCTGGGGACGGCGGGGTTCCCGTCCGCCATTGCGCGGCGGGTGGCCTTCTTTAATGGGGAAGATAGTTTCATTAATTCCAAACACATTGCGTTTGCCGGTTTCGGCTTCATGGTGGTCTCGGGGCTGATTTGCGGGGTCCTACTCTATGGATTGGCGCCCGTACTAGCGGCGAATAGTCCGGTGAGCTCGGTGAAAAACGCGACGATTGCGATTCGCTGCTTGGTGCCGGCCATCGTGATCCTTCCGTCGATGAGCATTCTGCGGGGCTGGTTTCAGGGGAATGGCGATCTCAAGCCGTTTGGTATTTCCCAGTTGTGGGAACAGTTTATTCGAATTATTGTGATTTTAGGCGGCACCTACTGGCTGATTGAGGTCAGCCATCAGGGCTATGTCGCGGCCGTCTTCGTCAGCGTGGCGGCGGCCTTTGTGGGCGCGATCGCCAGTTATCTGTACCTGTTGGGTCATCTGTGGCGACAGCGCGGCGACTACCGACGGATGACGGCGAAGAGCCAGACTGGCAAGCAGCATGCGGCCGGGAAATTACTCAAAATGATTGGTTACGAGTCGATTCCGTTCGTGATTGTCGGCTCTGGCATTACCCTGAGTCAATTGGTGGATCAGCTGTTCTTTAAGCAAATTATGCAAGGTCTGTTGCATCAGTCGGCCGCCATGACCCAGTACGTCTTCACGATCTTCTCGGCTAATCCCAATAAGATTACGACGGTGATCGTGTCGCTCGCCATGGCAGTGGCAGAAACCTCCTTGCCACTGTTGGCGGGAAAGCTGGCCGATATTAAGAAGAACCGGCACCAGATCAGCGACTTACTCACGAATAATTTTCAACTTTTGACGTTTGTTCTGTTGCCGCTAGTGATTTTGGTCAGCGTTTTTGCCTTTCCCACCTATGGTATCTTTTTTAACTTCGATGGGGATGGGGCGACCTATCTGATCGCCAACGTCTGGCAAAGCCTGATTCTTGGGCTGGCGTTGGATTTGTTAACGGTCCTTCAAGCGTTGCGGATGAGTAAAAAGGCCACGACTTACCTACTAACGGGGTTGGGCATCAAGATTGTCCTGCAACTGCCGTTGGTCTACTGCTTCCAAGGATACGGGGCGTTGCTGACGACGGCGCTCGCCTTCGGCTGGATTACCGTGGTGAGCTGGCGGTTGATTCGGCGGAGCTACGCCGTTGAACTGACGGCAATTATTCCGATTGTTCGGCTGAACCTGGTCTTTGCCGTGCTGGCGACGATTCTAGTTGACGGCTGTCAGTGGCTGGTAGGGAGTACCTTCTTTACGGGGAAACTCCTAACGATGGGGTATGTTGGCGTTCTGGGCCTAATGATGGTGGGTCTGTACGTCTGGTTGGCCAATCGATTGGGCGTTGCGGAGCTGGTCTTTAAGCGGCCTTTGAAACTTGAACTCCGGCGTTAA
- a CDS encoding 2-dehydropantoate 2-reductase yields MKIAIAGAGAMGSRFGVKLQSAGNQVTLIDNWADHVATINQQGLTVTTDDGTNHVYQMTAKKPQDVTEQFDLVILFTKAMQMDQMLQQLSGVLGNQPAVLTLANGIGNIETIERHVPKDHIVAGTTVWSSSLTGPGHITVTGTGSISLQAIVPDKFPDLPGLIATLNGAGLNASPAENVLAAIWKKAGLNSVLNTYCTLFDCNIAEFGNLPNWRELNNAVLNEFEAVATAAKIQFSAADDTALIAAQFDPSKNGGHYPSMHQDMAKKRPTEIDFLNGYVARLGAKLNVPAPTNALLTQLIHSQESLKGIK; encoded by the coding sequence ATGAAAATTGCAATTGCCGGTGCGGGTGCCATGGGTAGCCGTTTTGGTGTAAAACTTCAATCAGCTGGTAATCAGGTCACACTGATCGACAACTGGGCCGACCACGTGGCGACCATCAATCAACAAGGTCTGACGGTCACGACCGATGATGGGACCAATCATGTCTATCAGATGACGGCCAAGAAGCCTCAAGACGTCACGGAGCAATTCGACCTTGTCATCCTGTTTACCAAAGCCATGCAGATGGACCAGATGCTCCAACAACTCAGCGGGGTATTGGGCAATCAACCGGCCGTCTTAACGCTGGCCAACGGGATTGGCAATATCGAAACCATTGAACGCCACGTGCCCAAGGACCATATCGTCGCCGGCACCACGGTCTGGTCATCCAGTCTGACTGGCCCCGGACACATCACGGTGACGGGAACCGGGAGTATTTCTCTTCAAGCCATCGTTCCCGATAAATTCCCCGACCTGCCCGGTTTAATTGCCACCCTGAACGGCGCTGGCCTAAACGCTAGCCCCGCCGAAAACGTCCTCGCGGCCATCTGGAAAAAAGCTGGCCTGAACAGCGTGCTCAATACCTACTGTACCCTGTTTGACTGCAACATCGCCGAGTTCGGGAATCTACCCAACTGGCGTGAACTCAATAATGCCGTCCTCAATGAATTCGAAGCCGTGGCAACAGCGGCGAAGATTCAGTTCAGTGCGGCCGACGATACGGCCCTGATTGCCGCGCAGTTCGACCCTAGCAAGAATGGTGGTCACTACCCGTCCATGCACCAGGATATGGCGAAGAAGCGCCCAACCGAAATCGATTTTCTCAATGGCTACGTCGCACGGCTGGGGGCTAAGCTCAACGTGCCTGCCCCGACGAACGCCCTGTTGACCCAACTGATTCACAGTCAAGAAAGCCTCAAAGGAATCAAGTAA
- a CDS encoding IS30 family transposase has protein sequence MSSYKHLTLKDRECILLGVTLNDSYQVIAEKIGCSKATVSREVTRNGGRDAYSAVKAQESYQRRRLKSRRPRLLTDLKLRDFVLRCIVQYQWSPEQISGRLLHENSGWRISYNTIYRGIERDNLGIKRKSRGARGFARKLRHRGKTRKVKGTINERRGRFNDVPSVHERPVSCDNRSWFGHWEGDTVRGKTGRSALVTLVDRKSRYLLSQRVSKVNAKNVTQAMIDLLHTVTPKRVRTLTPDRGTEFARYREVSQELGIPVYFPDPHAPQQRGTNENTNGLIREYFPKGTDLDQLTDQDICQFIETLNNRPRKVLGWKSPSEIFFGIKLRLT, from the coding sequence ATGAGTTCGTACAAACATCTTACCTTAAAAGACCGAGAATGCATACTGTTAGGCGTCACTTTAAACGATAGCTATCAAGTTATTGCGGAGAAAATTGGCTGTTCTAAAGCCACTGTATCACGTGAAGTTACACGCAATGGCGGTCGTGATGCATACTCAGCTGTCAAAGCACAAGAGAGCTACCAAAGGCGCCGACTGAAGAGCCGCCGTCCTAGACTCCTAACTGACCTGAAATTACGAGATTTTGTCCTTCGCTGCATCGTTCAATACCAATGGTCTCCCGAACAAATCTCAGGGCGTTTACTTCACGAAAATAGTGGATGGCGAATTAGTTACAACACCATTTATCGCGGAATTGAACGTGATAATTTGGGAATTAAACGTAAGAGTCGTGGCGCTCGTGGTTTTGCCCGTAAACTCCGCCATCGTGGCAAAACTCGCAAGGTCAAAGGAACAATCAATGAACGACGGGGGCGGTTTAATGATGTTCCTTCAGTCCATGAGCGGCCAGTTTCGTGTGATAACCGGAGCTGGTTTGGCCATTGGGAAGGTGACACCGTTCGAGGTAAGACTGGACGTTCAGCTTTAGTTACGTTGGTGGACCGTAAATCACGTTACTTACTATCTCAACGAGTTTCCAAAGTAAACGCCAAGAACGTTACACAAGCTATGATTGACTTATTGCATACTGTGACGCCCAAACGAGTTCGTACGCTTACGCCGGATCGTGGAACTGAATTCGCAAGATATCGTGAAGTTAGTCAAGAGCTAGGTATTCCGGTCTATTTTCCAGATCCACACGCACCACAGCAACGGGGAACTAACGAGAATACAAATGGTCTTATTCGTGAGTATTTCCCAAAAGGAACTGACTTAGATCAACTCACTGACCAAGATATCTGTCAGTTCATTGAAACATTAAATAACCGACCACGTAAGGTCTTAGGCTGGAAGAGTCCATCAGAAATTTTCTTTGGAATAAAGTTGCGCTTGACTTGA
- a CDS encoding 3'-5' exoribonuclease produces MEDYVALDIKTANSSRAAICAIGLAQFKNGELTNSLYSLVNPHEPFAERNTANHGIDAAAVAQAPTFPELLPLLHRWLDHQLVVSHTNFDISALRQALTKYARPQFTFKYFDSYIICQQLVNYSQHRLADMAAYFGIRNPHEHHALNDAQTCGHIVAALVNHRQAPSLNSLLNKAGFHQLGVSSQLEQKKFQRTSVLDLIDIAPAVKTADFNRFTPAALFYQRNVVLTGKLQLMTRATAFQKIIAVGGTPQDAITDTTNFLVVGHTNPQVVGADGKSPKIRKAEEINKIFPVITIIDESDFLKAIAQ; encoded by the coding sequence ATGGAAGACTACGTTGCCCTCGACATCAAAACTGCGAACTCCTCGCGCGCCGCGATCTGCGCCATTGGCCTCGCCCAATTCAAAAATGGCGAGCTGACCAATAGCCTCTACAGCCTCGTCAACCCGCACGAACCTTTTGCCGAACGCAACACCGCCAACCATGGGATCGATGCCGCGGCGGTGGCCCAAGCGCCGACTTTTCCGGAATTGCTGCCACTCTTGCATCGCTGGCTCGACCATCAACTCGTGGTGTCCCATACCAATTTTGATATTTCGGCACTGCGCCAAGCTCTGACCAAATACGCCCGGCCCCAGTTCACGTTCAAATACTTCGATAGCTACATCATCTGTCAGCAGCTCGTGAATTATTCTCAACACCGCTTAGCCGACATGGCCGCTTACTTCGGCATTCGCAATCCGCACGAACACCACGCCCTCAATGATGCCCAGACGTGCGGCCACATTGTCGCGGCACTAGTCAATCACCGACAGGCCCCATCACTCAACAGTCTCTTAAACAAGGCTGGCTTCCACCAGTTAGGCGTCTCATCTCAGTTGGAACAGAAAAAATTCCAGCGCACCAGCGTTCTAGACCTGATCGACATTGCTCCCGCGGTCAAGACCGCCGATTTCAACCGGTTCACGCCAGCCGCCCTGTTCTACCAACGAAACGTCGTCCTTACCGGTAAGCTTCAATTGATGACACGCGCCACGGCCTTTCAAAAGATCATTGCCGTCGGTGGGACGCCACAAGACGCGATTACCGATACGACGAATTTTCTCGTGGTCGGCCATACCAATCCACAAGTTGTCGGTGCCGATGGGAAATCCCCTAAGATTCGCAAGGCTGAGGAAATTAATAAGATTTTCCCAGTGATTACGATTATTGATGAATCCGACTTTCTTAAGGCAATTGCGCAATAA
- a CDS encoding MarR family winged helix-turn-helix transcriptional regulator, with protein MEDSILDFTTNLAILHRQFQRAMNQILEADEMPVNITEFYLLVLVSETSHLNQRKAAWTMAVDEGLMARMVQHLVKLSLLQKETGPHDRRNRRLKLTADGKRMVKQAIEVLHDWWEQVTPTDSDFDYAGITAQLQLLSSRVLKDQQTEHAHS; from the coding sequence ATGGAAGACTCGATACTAGATTTTACTACGAACCTGGCCATTCTCCATCGGCAATTTCAGCGAGCAATGAATCAGATTCTAGAGGCCGACGAGATGCCGGTCAACATTACGGAGTTTTACCTGCTGGTGCTGGTCTCCGAGACCAGTCACCTGAATCAGCGAAAGGCGGCTTGGACCATGGCCGTGGACGAAGGCCTGATGGCACGGATGGTCCAACACCTGGTCAAGCTTTCCTTATTACAAAAGGAAACGGGCCCTCACGATCGGCGCAACCGGCGTTTAAAACTCACCGCTGACGGTAAACGTATGGTCAAACAAGCCATTGAAGTCCTTCACGATTGGTGGGAACAGGTCACCCCAACCGACAGCGACTTCGACTACGCTGGCATTACGGCCCAATTACAACTACTATCAAGCCGCGTATTGAAAGACCAACAGACAGAACATGCACATTCGTAG
- a CDS encoding S9 family peptidase encodes MSQSVKAQDLFKLKSVSQTLAVGQQVYFVENSIDEASNHYLARVKRVDQDGHPQNVAVNGQLNVQPAVADDRLYYAAKVADAKPQLYAIATTGGEATRLTSTTPDEAVETVIAAADGHSVYFKTVETAELPKLPNQETFPQTRHVTRLINKADGYGWLPQDAAYRLRRYLPATGAVEEVYQRGFDFELTSVSADGRYVTLLQADHPANDRDFTHGAYCLDTQTGATVDLTASLTHGHFEDATLSPDGRQVALVGDNGAAGRHTVANVYLVAAAGGELTSLTDDLDADAAPEFAGDFAQQPGQKLVRWLDAQRVVFVTGYHGHSQLYVGNQAGIQRVDDTARQIVDFDVIDSETLALSVSYQDCPSQLVTFSLAGEGEVVRYDPNAAYEDTHEFAHPQRFDYTAADGQALEGWYLPAQTTATKTPVLLYVHGGPHANYGDAFFYEFQVHASRGYGVVFFNPRGSTSYGQAFESHVNGHYGEDDFSDVMTGLDVALAKFPELDVTRQYIAGGSYGGFMTTWAVGHTQRFAAAVSQRSVTNWISLFGTSDIGFYFNPEELGIDLFAEGGVTAYWQQSPLAYAQNVTTPIRLLHGEWDMRCPISQSEEFFTAVKRNGVDADLIRYPQSFHGVSRNGLPSLRIQRIDDMTSWFTAHPAVNHAE; translated from the coding sequence ATGTCCCAAAGTGTAAAGGCGCAGGATTTATTCAAATTAAAGTCGGTTTCGCAGACGTTGGCGGTGGGCCAACAGGTCTATTTCGTTGAAAATAGTATTGATGAGGCCAGCAATCACTATCTGGCACGGGTGAAACGCGTTGATCAGGACGGCCATCCCCAGAATGTGGCGGTCAATGGCCAATTGAATGTTCAACCGGCTGTGGCTGATGATCGACTGTATTACGCCGCCAAAGTGGCGGACGCCAAGCCCCAGCTGTATGCGATCGCCACGACCGGGGGTGAGGCGACCCGGCTGACGTCGACCACACCGGATGAGGCCGTCGAGACGGTGATTGCGGCGGCGGATGGCCACAGCGTTTATTTCAAAACCGTGGAGACGGCGGAGTTACCCAAGTTACCAAACCAAGAAACCTTTCCCCAGACACGGCACGTCACGCGGCTGATCAACAAGGCCGATGGTTACGGTTGGCTACCTCAGGATGCGGCCTACCGGTTGCGGCGGTATTTACCTGCCACGGGAGCCGTAGAAGAGGTCTACCAACGGGGATTTGATTTTGAACTGACCTCGGTGAGCGCCGATGGCCGGTACGTGACGCTCTTACAGGCGGACCATCCCGCCAATGACCGCGACTTCACCCACGGTGCGTATTGTTTGGACACGCAGACCGGAGCGACAGTTGATTTAACAGCGAGTCTGACGCACGGGCACTTCGAAGACGCCACGTTATCGCCGGATGGCCGGCAGGTGGCCCTCGTTGGTGATAACGGGGCGGCCGGCCGCCATACGGTTGCGAACGTCTATTTAGTAGCAGCCGCGGGTGGTGAACTGACGAGCCTGACCGACGATCTGGATGCGGACGCCGCGCCGGAATTCGCCGGGGACTTTGCACAACAGCCCGGGCAGAAATTAGTGCGGTGGTTGGACGCCCAGCGCGTGGTCTTTGTGACGGGCTATCACGGGCACAGTCAACTCTACGTGGGCAATCAAGCGGGGATTCAGCGCGTGGACGATACGGCCCGTCAAATCGTAGACTTCGATGTGATTGACAGTGAGACGTTGGCGCTGAGCGTTTCCTACCAGGATTGCCCCAGCCAACTCGTTACGTTCTCGCTGGCGGGCGAAGGGGAAGTCGTCCGTTACGATCCAAACGCGGCCTACGAAGATACCCATGAGTTCGCCCATCCCCAGCGTTTTGACTATACCGCTGCCGATGGGCAGGCGTTGGAAGGGTGGTATTTACCTGCCCAGACGACAGCCACGAAGACGCCGGTATTACTTTATGTTCACGGTGGACCCCATGCAAACTATGGCGACGCCTTCTTCTATGAATTTCAGGTCCACGCAAGCCGTGGGTACGGGGTTGTCTTCTTCAATCCGCGGGGATCAACCAGCTATGGTCAGGCGTTTGAAAGCCACGTGAATGGCCACTACGGTGAGGATGATTTCAGCGACGTCATGACCGGACTGGACGTGGCGTTGGCTAAGTTTCCCGAGTTGGATGTGACGCGGCAATACATCGCTGGCGGGTCCTACGGTGGGTTTATGACGACCTGGGCGGTGGGCCACACCCAGCGGTTTGCGGCGGCCGTCTCACAGCGGTCGGTTACCAACTGGATTAGCTTGTTTGGAACCAGTGACATCGGGTTTTACTTTAATCCTGAGGAGCTGGGTATTGACCTCTTCGCCGAGGGTGGTGTGACGGCTTACTGGCAACAGTCGCCGTTAGCTTACGCTCAGAACGTGACCACACCGATTCGCTTGCTTCACGGAGAATGGGATATGCGTTGCCCCATCAGTCAATCCGAGGAATTCTTCACCGCGGTTAAACGCAACGGCGTCGACGCGGACCTCATTCGCTACCCACAAAGCTTCCACGGGGTCTCGCGAAATGGGTTGCCGAGTTTACGGATTCAACGAATCGACGACATGACGAGCTGGTTCACGGCGCACCCAGCGGTCAATCATGCTGAGTAA
- a CDS encoding linear amide C-N hydrolase: MCTSLTYTSAADHHFFARTMDFPTTTPWRPVFIPRHYRWQTALHDARTTRYAFLGGGRAAADFSTYLMADGINESGITCAELYLPGAAEYAADPLPGRLNLTPQDFINWVLGEHASLAAVVADLPRVTLVARRWGTDAYVYPFHWILSDRSGQTLVIEPTGGPLKAQRNPVGVLTNTPVLATHLQNLNAFLKVPGSDFTGQTVTAASDYLASGAPLPAGPVPTKRFIHMALRRWGTPPMTTTAASLHQIFHWLAEVSLPYDPARRHQANHNYTHYRAVIDISTATYTFISRKSGRLQQMTLTPEMAAHRHYPHAYSAK, encoded by the coding sequence GTGTGTACGAGTCTAACCTATACATCCGCCGCCGACCACCACTTCTTCGCCCGGACGATGGATTTTCCAACCACGACCCCCTGGCGGCCGGTGTTCATCCCCCGCCACTACCGCTGGCAAACGGCACTCCACGACGCCCGAACAACGCGGTACGCCTTTCTCGGCGGTGGTCGCGCCGCCGCTGACTTCTCGACCTACCTGATGGCCGATGGCATAAATGAAAGCGGCATCACTTGTGCTGAACTCTATCTGCCGGGCGCCGCCGAATACGCCGCCGATCCCCTACCCGGTCGCCTCAACCTCACGCCCCAAGACTTCATTAACTGGGTCTTAGGCGAACACGCCAGCCTAGCCGCCGTCGTGGCCGACCTGCCGCGAGTGACACTGGTCGCACGGCGCTGGGGCACGGATGCCTACGTTTACCCCTTTCACTGGATTCTCAGCGATCGTAGCGGCCAAACGTTAGTCATCGAACCCACGGGAGGCCCGCTGAAAGCCCAGCGTAATCCCGTCGGCGTCCTCACCAACACCCCCGTTCTGGCCACACATTTACAAAACCTCAACGCCTTTCTGAAAGTCCCCGGATCCGACTTCACGGGTCAAACGGTCACGGCTGCCAGCGATTATCTCGCCAGCGGCGCGCCACTCCCCGCGGGTCCCGTGCCCACTAAGCGCTTTATCCACATGGCACTTCGCCGTTGGGGAACGCCCCCGATGACCACAACCGCTGCTAGCTTACACCAGATTTTCCATTGGTTAGCCGAGGTTAGCCTGCCCTACGACCCCGCTAGACGACACCAAGCGAACCATAATTACACCCATTATCGGGCCGTCATCGATATTTCAACGGCAACTTATACCTTTATTTCACGAAAATCTGGGCGTTTGCAACAAATGACATTGACGCCAGAAATGGCGGCCCACCGGCATTATCCTCACGCCTATTCGGCAAAATAA
- a CDS encoding M15 family metallopeptidase has translation MSQLETGFTNVQALNPSIIVDLRYATTDNFTHQVIYDFATAIARTGSAKKLARASERLNEQGYRLKVWDAYRPVAAQERLYDVYPDPSFVAKPNPNFSHQKGVTFDVTLCDAAGNELEMQTEFDDFTIAAHRDFNRTPLQEKHYQILDQAMQAAGFFGYENEWWDYRDTQMDSYPPATADPNDFQTAEHA, from the coding sequence ATGTCACAACTAGAAACTGGTTTCACCAACGTCCAAGCGCTGAACCCCAGCATTATTGTCGACCTGCGCTACGCCACCACGGATAATTTTACTCATCAAGTCATTTATGATTTCGCTACTGCCATCGCACGCACGGGTTCCGCTAAGAAGCTGGCCCGAGCCAGCGAACGACTCAACGAACAGGGTTACCGCCTGAAGGTCTGGGATGCCTACCGTCCCGTTGCCGCACAGGAGCGGCTGTACGACGTTTATCCCGACCCCTCATTCGTGGCCAAACCCAACCCGAACTTTTCCCACCAAAAGGGCGTCACCTTCGATGTCACGCTGTGTGACGCCGCGGGTAACGAGTTAGAAATGCAGACGGAATTCGACGACTTCACCATCGCGGCACACCGTGACTTCAACCGAACTCCACTGCAAGAAAAACACTATCAGATTCTCGATCAGGCCATGCAGGCCGCCGGCTTCTTCGGCTATGAAAACGAGTGGTGGGACTACCGCGACACCCAGATGGACAGCTACCCACCGGCAACCGCGGACCCCAATGATTTTCAAACCGCTGAACACGCCTAA
- a CDS encoding helix-turn-helix domain-containing protein: MENVFRQQLVKLRRQQNLSQEQLAHELFVSRQSISKWEQGETTPDLDTVVKLANLLQVDLNELVGGQAATTDSQPAKSRSVLPEGQRPMNGWEFFSKNWWMIFPLLVALGWVVAMFRP; this comes from the coding sequence ATGGAAAATGTGTTCAGACAACAACTCGTTAAGTTACGACGACAGCAAAATTTATCACAAGAACAGTTAGCCCACGAGCTCTTTGTCTCGCGGCAATCTATTTCAAAGTGGGAGCAGGGTGAAACCACGCCTGATTTGGATACGGTCGTCAAGTTGGCCAATCTCCTGCAGGTCGATCTCAACGAATTGGTCGGCGGGCAGGCTGCCACAACCGATTCGCAACCCGCCAAGTCGCGTAGCGTGTTACCGGAAGGCCAGCGACCCATGAATGGCTGGGAGTTCTTTTCTAAAAATTGGTGGATGATCTTTCCACTGTTAGTTGCTCTGGGGTGGGTTGTGGCCATGTTTCGACCTTAA
- the spx gene encoding transcriptional regulator Spx, protein MINLYIAPSSASSRKARAWLKDHDIAFNERNIKSKPLNAAEVKQILRLTENGSEDIISTRSNVFKELHVDLDSLSVSQLVDLVVKYPDLIKRPIIFDDKRLEVGYNEEEIRRFLPREVRTAELHHLESQLSS, encoded by the coding sequence ATGATCAATTTGTATATTGCGCCAAGTAGCGCATCCAGTCGGAAGGCACGGGCTTGGCTCAAGGACCATGACATTGCGTTCAACGAACGGAATATCAAGTCCAAGCCATTGAATGCCGCCGAGGTTAAGCAGATTCTTCGCTTAACTGAAAATGGCAGCGAGGACATCATTTCTACCCGGTCGAACGTGTTTAAAGAATTACACGTGGACCTCGATAGTTTATCAGTGAGTCAACTCGTTGACTTAGTTGTTAAGTACCCAGACCTCATCAAGCGTCCCATCATTTTCGATGACAAGCGTTTGGAAGTTGGTTACAACGAAGAGGAAATTCGCCGGTTCTTACCACGTGAAGTGCGGACGGCCGAATTACACCATTTGGAATCACAATTAAGCTCATAG
- a CDS encoding C40 family peptidase, protein MKKTLTKIVLSLIAMVAFTVAGIAVNQPVNASAKTVSYSKLHKVAKAQLGKPYGWGATGPSRFDCSGFTSYVYKKGASKKIPRTAQAQYNKYKHVSYKNIKKGDLVFFGGSKRSISHVGMYVGHGKMIDSQNRGVVTEAVHAPWWHAVGYARVATVK, encoded by the coding sequence ATGAAGAAGACGCTAACTAAAATTGTATTATCTCTGATCGCTATGGTGGCCTTTACGGTTGCCGGCATCGCCGTTAACCAACCCGTTAATGCTTCCGCAAAGACGGTTTCCTACAGCAAATTACATAAGGTTGCGAAGGCCCAACTGGGCAAACCTTACGGCTGGGGTGCTACTGGTCCTTCCCGTTTCGATTGCTCTGGCTTTACCAGCTACGTTTACAAGAAGGGTGCTTCCAAGAAGATTCCACGGACGGCCCAAGCACAGTACAACAAGTACAAGCACGTTAGCTACAAGAATATTAAGAAGGGTGACTTGGTCTTCTTCGGTGGTTCTAAGCGTTCTATCTCTCACGTGGGGATGTACGTGGGCCACGGTAAGATGATTGATTCCCAAAACCGTGGTGTGGTGACCGAAGCCGTTCACGCCCCATGGTGGCACGCCGTTGGTTACGCCCGGGTCGCAACTGTTAAGTAA
- a CDS encoding NAD(P)H-hydrate epimerase, with the protein MMSKAITIAEAQRYDAHTINEIGIPALVLMERAALATFNNLLNDDFDLSRVVVVAATGNNGGDGLAVARLLHIRGIDVEIYLLGDPDKATPQTAQQLKIANYYHIPFTNDLNHVVNATLIVDAIFGVGLSRNITGKFADAINAINAADAKTVSIDVPSGVNADTGEVMGVAVVADSTTTMAYNKIGLLTITGKQHSGTVHVADIGIYAQDHLEHAR; encoded by the coding sequence ATGATGAGTAAAGCCATTACTATTGCAGAAGCCCAGCGTTATGACGCACACACGATCAACGAAATCGGTATCCCCGCATTGGTTCTCATGGAGCGCGCCGCCTTGGCCACCTTCAACAATCTATTAAATGATGATTTTGATTTAAGCCGCGTCGTGGTCGTTGCCGCCACCGGTAACAACGGCGGCGATGGTCTCGCGGTCGCACGGTTACTTCACATTCGGGGAATTGACGTGGAGATCTACCTGTTAGGCGATCCCGACAAGGCCACCCCACAGACCGCGCAACAATTAAAGATTGCCAATTACTACCACATTCCGTTCACCAACGATCTCAACCACGTAGTCAACGCCACGCTGATTGTCGATGCCATCTTTGGTGTCGGCCTGTCCCGTAACATCACCGGCAAATTCGCCGATGCCATCAACGCAATTAACGCCGCTGATGCCAAGACCGTTTCCATTGACGTGCCTTCCGGGGTCAACGCCGACACAGGGGAAGTCATGGGCGTCGCGGTTGTCGCCGACAGCACCACCACCATGGCCTACAACAAGATCGGTCTCCTGACGATCACCGGTAAGCAACACAGTGGGACCGTCCACGTTGCCGACATTGGCATTTACGCCCAAGATCACTTGGAGCACGCCCGTTAA